A part of Bartonella quintana genomic DNA contains:
- a CDS encoding lambda exonuclease family protein: protein MPIIIDCIQGTEEWHQARNGLITASLFEIVMARKKQGQKTSKYYSVMMKLAGERITGKSVEEGKTLSMRRGTELEPSARQLYGTFTQTEPQCIGFVLADDRMKGFSPDAFIGTNGLLEIKTKKPEILIPHFYQKTFPAEHKAQCQGGLWIAQREWVDLMLYWPDMPPLIKRAYRDEAYIRKLESEISCFNEALEMMVQQIQRATTGLDMRKNHLGGEPKQGA from the coding sequence ATGCCAATTATTATCGATTGTATTCAAGGAACAGAGGAATGGCATCAAGCGCGCAATGGATTGATTACGGCTTCTTTGTTTGAAATAGTTATGGCACGAAAAAAACAGGGACAAAAAACCTCAAAATATTATTCCGTTATGATGAAGCTCGCTGGAGAAAGAATTACTGGAAAATCCGTCGAAGAGGGGAAAACCCTTTCTATGCGACGCGGAACAGAATTAGAACCAAGCGCGCGGCAGCTTTATGGTACATTCACGCAAACCGAGCCTCAATGTATTGGATTTGTTCTGGCTGATGATCGCATGAAAGGTTTTTCTCCTGATGCTTTTATTGGAACAAATGGACTTTTGGAAATTAAAACCAAAAAACCTGAAATTCTGATCCCTCATTTCTATCAAAAAACTTTTCCAGCAGAGCATAAAGCACAATGTCAGGGAGGATTATGGATCGCTCAACGCGAATGGGTGGATTTGATGCTCTATTGGCCTGATATGCCTCCTTTGATTAAACGCGCCTATCGTGACGAAGCCTATATTCGCAAGCTTGAAAGTGAGATTAGCTGTTTTAATGAGGCCTTGGAGATGATGGTGCAGCAAATTCAGCGTGCCACGACAGGGCTTGATATGAGAAAAAACCACCTTGGAGGAGAGCCCAAGCAGGGAGCTTGA
- a CDS encoding transcriptional regulator: MNIDGWRQRLATALEKSGRSKRSISLAAGKGAGYLHSILSEGKEPTIESLARVCHEINISMNYILYGQSASPEDKEFLDLISKLSPQERQAILTLLRRPSGEA; encoded by the coding sequence ATGAATATCGATGGTTGGCGTCAAAGATTAGCTACAGCACTTGAAAAGAGTGGACGGTCAAAAAGATCTATCTCCCTCGCAGCCGGTAAAGGTGCTGGGTACCTCCATTCTATCCTTTCTGAAGGAAAAGAACCAACAATTGAATCTCTAGCGCGCGTTTGTCATGAAATTAATATCAGTATGAATTATATCCTTTATGGGCAAAGCGCGAGTCCTGAAGATAAAGAATTCCTCGATCTTATTTCAAAGCTTTCTCCACAGGAGAGACAGGCGATTTTGACTCTCTTGCGGCGACCAAGTGGCGAAGCATAG
- a CDS encoding YdaU family protein: MQNANKQETPYYESSTLPYVCWYQNDFLGGVRGMRAHEIGIYTILLNEMYARGRPLELSVERLARLCGCDKRTFVNVLEMLVQEGKILNLANGLWNKRCENVFHERVKLLEQKSFAGRSSAQKRKKINAKFQQLLNESVKDDERNSESQKEKEKETPHGVSEKPFFLIETEEEKRGQGTKCTRLCSGFTSMQPSVTTPNKKDVPENSNHSSKDTESLAGSSKKGKNCTVIPKGQRLPTDWQADICAAISEGLSEEQARWQEKKFRDYWHAKSGKEALKVDWQATWRNWFRREIERIKEHQEKLAVFSSHPTHAQHCSDNDALYRSLINYRTH; encoded by the coding sequence ATGCAAAACGCCAATAAACAAGAAACTCCATACTACGAATCGTCTACGCTTCCTTATGTCTGTTGGTATCAAAATGATTTTCTAGGAGGAGTTCGTGGAATGCGGGCACATGAAATTGGGATCTATACGATTCTTCTCAATGAAATGTACGCACGTGGTCGTCCTCTAGAATTATCTGTAGAACGTTTAGCGCGTCTTTGCGGTTGTGACAAGCGAACTTTTGTGAATGTTTTAGAAATGCTTGTACAAGAAGGAAAGATTTTAAATTTAGCGAATGGGTTATGGAATAAGCGCTGCGAAAATGTGTTTCATGAGCGGGTGAAATTGCTTGAACAAAAATCCTTTGCGGGACGTTCTTCGGCCCAAAAACGCAAAAAAATCAATGCCAAATTTCAACAACTGCTCAACGAGAGTGTAAAAGATGATGAACGTAACTCAGAATCTCAGAAGGAAAAAGAAAAGGAAACACCTCACGGTGTTTCAGAAAAGCCCTTTTTTTTGATTGAAACAGAAGAGGAAAAGAGGGGACAGGGAACAAAATGCACGCGCCTTTGTTCTGGGTTTACATCCATGCAACCTTCTGTGACAACACCCAACAAAAAAGATGTGCCAGAGAACTCTAACCACTCCAGCAAAGACACAGAAAGCCTTGCCGGCTCCAGCAAGAAAGGCAAGAACTGCACAGTGATACCCAAAGGACAGCGTCTTCCTACCGATTGGCAAGCAGATATCTGTGCGGCGATTTCAGAAGGTTTGAGTGAAGAGCAAGCACGTTGGCAAGAAAAGAAGTTTCGCGATTATTGGCATGCAAAAAGTGGTAAAGAAGCGCTTAAAGTAGATTGGCAAGCCACATGGCGCAATTGGTTTCGCCGTGAGATTGAAAGGATAAAAGAACATCAGGAAAAACTTGCAGTTTTTTCCTCTCATCCCACCCACGCACAACATTGCAGTGACAATGATGCTCTTTACCGCAGTCTCATCAACTACCGCACGCATTAA
- a CDS encoding bifunctional DNA primase/helicase: MSTIFEIKQKLSSQAGAIAEMLLPQGRRRGNDWIVGNTQGEAGQSLSVCLSGSKAGLWYDFAEGSGGDLLDLWCAVKGISLSQALEEARTFLNLSRPKPFMAPHRSYRRPPVPKGDTPQNLVKTYLNKERCIPLDILKRYRIGEDGEKIIFPFYKPDGTLALVKERLAQAGAKAKPTTSQCEAILFGWQALASTNQMPVSTDRALFSTNQMPVSTNRAPSSTDHAFASTDQVPISTDRALFSTNQMPVSTNHAPSSTDQAFASTDQVPISTDRALFSTNQTPVSTNHAPSSTDQAFASTDQVPISTNHALFSTNQMPVSTNRTIVITEGEIDALSLAAYGYPAVSVPFGGGRGGKHNWIENEFDHLESFETIFLATDMDKPGEEAAREIANRLGLHRCHRVRLPRKDANDCLTAGVDAATIAAAFSSAKSFAPEGLRRASEYKDQVTGLFWPEPEQHIGYTVPYPKLNGKLYFRPAELTLWSGASGAGKSQLLSDCIPHWIAQKSRLCLASLEMKGEQSLRRLTKQTGGLEQPKREMIERILDFLDDGLILYEHVGKSSVDTLLNVFDYCRARYGCDQFIIDSLMRLGIASDDYTGQEQAVYKMVDWAVLNAVHIHLVAHARKGGLDKDVPGTEDIKGASEIGANAFNIITIWRNRSLEDKICAASLMEEKADLAKRPGVIMNIAKQRSGDFEGKIGLWFDPQTYRYRCSSEHTLTPRRYLERPNKKNQEDKREYAPMATSTMK; this comes from the coding sequence ATGAGCACAATTTTTGAAATCAAACAGAAGCTTTCATCTCAAGCAGGCGCAATAGCAGAAATGCTGCTTCCACAGGGGCGCAGGCGTGGCAATGATTGGATTGTAGGCAACACACAAGGTGAAGCTGGTCAAAGTTTATCGGTGTGCTTGAGCGGCAGTAAAGCCGGTCTTTGGTATGATTTTGCGGAAGGCAGCGGTGGCGACCTTTTAGACCTTTGGTGCGCTGTCAAAGGAATCAGCCTTTCTCAAGCATTAGAGGAAGCACGCACCTTCCTCAATCTTAGCCGTCCAAAACCCTTTATGGCACCTCACCGTTCCTATCGGCGTCCCCCAGTTCCCAAAGGAGATACCCCACAGAATTTGGTAAAGACTTACTTAAACAAAGAACGCTGTATCCCTCTTGATATTTTAAAACGTTATCGCATAGGAGAAGATGGCGAAAAAATCATTTTTCCCTTTTATAAGCCGGATGGCACCCTTGCTTTGGTAAAAGAGCGGTTGGCACAAGCGGGAGCAAAAGCAAAACCGACAACCTCGCAGTGTGAAGCAATTTTGTTTGGCTGGCAAGCCCTTGCCTCTACGAACCAGATGCCCGTCTCCACAGACCGCGCACTCTTTTCGACGAACCAGATGCCTGTCTCAACAAACCGCGCACCTTCCTCAACGGATCACGCTTTTGCCTCCACAGATCAGGTGCCTATCTCCACAGACCGCGCACTCTTTTCGACGAACCAGATGCCTGTCTCCACAAACCACGCACCTTCCTCAACGGACCAGGCTTTTGCCTCAACAGATCAGGTGCCTATCTCCACAGACCGCGCACTCTTTTCGACGAACCAGACGCCTGTCTCAACAAACCACGCACCTTCCTCAACGGACCAGGCTTTTGCCTCAACAGATCAGGTGCCTATCTCCACAAACCACGCACTCTTTTCGACGAACCAGATGCCTGTCTCCACAAACCGTACCATTGTCATCACTGAAGGAGAAATTGATGCACTTTCATTAGCCGCCTACGGATATCCGGCGGTTTCGGTCCCATTTGGAGGAGGCAGGGGGGGCAAACACAACTGGATTGAAAATGAATTTGACCATTTAGAATCTTTTGAGACCATTTTTTTAGCCACAGATATGGATAAGCCTGGTGAAGAAGCAGCACGTGAAATTGCCAATCGTCTTGGTCTCCATCGCTGCCACCGTGTACGCTTGCCCCGTAAGGATGCAAATGACTGTTTAACCGCTGGTGTTGATGCAGCCACCATAGCAGCTGCCTTTTCATCAGCGAAAAGCTTTGCACCAGAAGGATTACGACGCGCCTCAGAGTATAAAGACCAAGTCACAGGGCTGTTTTGGCCAGAGCCTGAACAGCATATTGGCTATACAGTTCCCTATCCTAAACTCAATGGTAAGCTGTATTTCCGTCCAGCGGAATTAACACTGTGGAGCGGCGCCAGTGGAGCGGGTAAAAGCCAGTTGTTATCTGACTGTATTCCCCATTGGATTGCCCAAAAGAGTCGTCTTTGCTTAGCCTCACTAGAAATGAAAGGAGAACAATCCTTACGCCGTTTAACGAAACAAACGGGAGGTTTAGAACAACCCAAAAGAGAGATGATTGAAAGAATCCTGGATTTTTTAGACGATGGGCTTATTCTTTATGAGCATGTTGGCAAATCGAGCGTCGATACATTGCTTAATGTATTTGACTATTGCCGTGCGCGCTATGGTTGCGATCAATTTATCATCGACAGTTTAATGCGGCTAGGCATCGCCTCCGATGACTATACCGGACAAGAACAAGCGGTTTATAAAATGGTTGATTGGGCTGTTTTAAACGCCGTACATATTCATCTTGTTGCCCATGCACGTAAAGGTGGCTTAGACAAGGATGTTCCCGGTACTGAAGATATTAAAGGTGCCTCAGAAATTGGCGCCAATGCCTTTAATATCATCACCATTTGGCGCAATCGGTCCTTAGAAGACAAAATTTGTGCTGCATCTTTGATGGAAGAAAAAGCAGATTTAGCCAAACGCCCCGGTGTGATTATGAATATCGCAAAACAACGTTCAGGGGATTTTGAAGGCAAAATCGGTCTTTGGTTTGACCCACAAACCTATCGCTACCGCTGTTCCTCTGAACATACCCTCACCCCACGTCGTTATCTTGAACGCCCAAACAAAAAAAACCAAGAAGACAAAAGAGAATATGCACCAATGGCTACTTCAACAATGAAATAA